A single Kribbella aluminosa DNA region contains:
- a CDS encoding ABC transporter substrate-binding protein gives MTHRSQGFWGCLLTAGVLLTAAACADPTTASDAASTPESTTATLPQTKADPAVEALVPAELKQKGVLVLATNAPYAPLEYFKEDNQTLTGYDIDLGNAIGAAMGLKTQWKNISFDSIIPGLQAGKYDGGMAGFSIEHERLGTVDFVSYYLSGGGFLIKKGSGIKIGGFGDLCGYRVAVQKGVSQVDALVDHSKECVAQGKKPITINQIPDQNVVVLSLASGRADVVVGDKPQVEYAAGHAEGVCVSSTYQTSHSIAGIAVPKGHKELTTALQASVNHLIQNGDLAQISKVWNVGVPVSGTALTADYQKLSAPWGVGPDGTVNKSLVFTDPAAIRPGHTYYYQPIHADCS, from the coding sequence ATGACGCATCGATCGCAGGGCTTCTGGGGGTGCCTGCTGACCGCGGGCGTGTTACTGACCGCCGCCGCGTGCGCGGATCCCACTACCGCGTCCGATGCGGCCTCCACTCCGGAGTCGACGACCGCGACGTTGCCGCAGACCAAGGCTGATCCGGCGGTCGAGGCGCTGGTGCCGGCGGAGCTGAAGCAGAAGGGTGTGCTGGTGCTCGCGACCAACGCGCCGTACGCGCCGCTGGAGTACTTCAAGGAGGACAACCAGACCCTGACCGGGTACGACATCGATCTGGGCAACGCGATCGGCGCCGCGATGGGGCTGAAGACGCAGTGGAAGAACATCTCGTTCGACTCGATCATCCCGGGTCTCCAGGCCGGCAAGTACGACGGCGGGATGGCGGGGTTCAGCATCGAGCACGAGCGGCTCGGCACCGTCGACTTCGTCTCGTACTACCTGTCCGGCGGCGGGTTCCTGATCAAGAAGGGCAGCGGGATCAAGATCGGCGGGTTCGGTGACCTGTGCGGCTATCGGGTCGCGGTGCAGAAGGGCGTCAGCCAGGTCGACGCGCTGGTCGACCACAGCAAGGAATGTGTTGCCCAGGGCAAGAAGCCGATCACGATCAACCAGATCCCGGACCAGAACGTCGTCGTCCTCAGCCTCGCCTCCGGCCGGGCCGACGTGGTCGTCGGCGACAAGCCCCAGGTCGAGTACGCCGCCGGCCACGCCGAAGGGGTCTGTGTCAGCAGCACCTACCAGACCAGTCACAGCATCGCGGGCATCGCCGTACCGAAGGGGCACAAAGAGCTGACGACTGCGCTCCAGGCATCCGTCAACCACCTGATCCAGAACGGCGACCTCGCGCAGATCTCCAAGGTCTGGAACGTCGGGGTGCCGGTCAGCGGGACGGCGCTGACGGCCGACTACCAGAAGCTCAGTGCGCCTTGGGGGGTCGGTCCGGACGGCACCGTGAACAAGTCGCTGGTCTTCACCGACCCGGCGGCGATCCGGCCCGGGCACACCTACTACTACCAGCCGATCCACGCCGATTGCTCATGA
- a CDS encoding amino acid ABC transporter permease, whose protein sequence is MMTAQVQDTPRTDELEIRAIPPKHPWRWAAAAVVVLLAAMLVYSMLTNPRYQWNVVFSWLLARTILRGLLLTLALTAVSMLTGIVLGIVFAVLRGSPNRLLSGAAGVYIWFFRGTPLLVQLVFWFNLSALYPRIVVGVPFGGPELTALNANALISPMTAAFLGLALNEAAYMAEIVRAGIVSVPAGQLQAASALGFTRMTTMRRIVLPQAMRVIIPPTGNQTISMLKTSSLVSVLAIPELLYSAQIVYARTFQTIPLLIVVSIWYLALTSFLTVAQGRIERRFSAGEGT, encoded by the coding sequence ATGATGACCGCACAAGTACAAGACACTCCGCGGACCGACGAGCTCGAGATCCGCGCGATCCCACCGAAACACCCGTGGCGGTGGGCGGCCGCGGCCGTCGTGGTCCTGCTCGCCGCGATGCTGGTCTACTCGATGCTGACCAACCCGCGCTACCAGTGGAACGTCGTGTTCTCGTGGTTACTCGCGCGAACGATCCTGCGCGGCCTGCTGCTGACGCTGGCGCTGACAGCGGTCTCGATGCTGACCGGCATCGTGCTCGGCATCGTCTTTGCTGTGCTGCGCGGTTCTCCGAACCGGCTGCTGTCCGGCGCCGCCGGCGTCTACATCTGGTTCTTCCGCGGTACGCCGCTGCTCGTCCAGCTGGTGTTCTGGTTCAACCTGAGCGCGCTGTACCCGCGGATCGTGGTCGGCGTCCCGTTCGGTGGGCCGGAGCTGACCGCGCTGAACGCGAACGCGCTGATCTCGCCGATGACCGCCGCGTTCCTCGGCCTCGCGCTGAACGAGGCGGCGTACATGGCCGAGATCGTCCGGGCCGGTATCGTCTCGGTGCCGGCCGGCCAGCTCCAGGCGGCCAGTGCGCTCGGCTTCACCCGGATGACGACGATGCGCAGGATCGTGCTGCCGCAGGCGATGCGGGTGATCATCCCGCCGACCGGGAACCAGACGATCTCGATGCTGAAGACCAGTTCGCTGGTCAGCGTCCTGGCGATACCCGAGTTGCTGTACAGCGCGCAGATCGTCTATGCGCGGACGTTCCAGACGATTCCGCTACTGATCGTGGTCAGCATCTGGTACCTGGCGCTGACGTCCTTCCTGACCGTTGCCCAGGGCAGGATCGAACGCCGGTTCTCAGCAGGAGAAGGCACATGA
- a CDS encoding amino acid ABC transporter ATP-binding protein, producing the protein MTEPLLRAQRVYKNYGANEVLKGVDLDVMPGTVVCILGPSGSGKSTFLRCINHLERIRSGRISIDGDLIGYRQDGDKLHELDEKAISKQRAEVGMVFQDFNLFAHYTAAENVMAGPVLVRGEDRTSARARAVELLTRVGLADKVDAYPRQLSGGQQQRVAIARALAMRPKLMLFDEPTSALDPELVGEVLDVMRALAAEGQTMIVVTHEVGFAREVADVVVFMDQGVILEQGPPTAVLNNPSNPRTQSFLSKVLT; encoded by the coding sequence ATGACCGAGCCGTTGCTGCGGGCCCAGCGGGTCTACAAGAACTACGGTGCGAACGAAGTACTGAAGGGTGTCGACCTCGATGTCATGCCGGGCACGGTGGTCTGCATCCTCGGGCCGTCCGGCTCCGGGAAGAGCACGTTCCTGCGCTGTATCAACCACCTGGAGCGGATCCGGTCCGGCCGCATCTCGATCGACGGCGACCTGATCGGCTACCGGCAGGACGGCGACAAGCTGCACGAGCTGGACGAGAAGGCGATCAGCAAGCAACGGGCCGAGGTCGGGATGGTGTTCCAGGACTTCAACCTGTTCGCGCACTACACCGCCGCCGAGAACGTGATGGCCGGTCCGGTGCTGGTGCGCGGCGAGGACCGTACGTCGGCGCGGGCCCGGGCCGTCGAGCTGTTGACCCGGGTCGGTCTTGCGGACAAGGTCGACGCGTATCCTCGGCAACTGTCCGGTGGCCAGCAGCAACGAGTCGCGATCGCGCGGGCGCTGGCGATGCGTCCGAAGCTGATGCTGTTCGACGAACCGACGTCGGCACTCGACCCGGAGCTCGTCGGCGAGGTGCTCGACGTGATGCGGGCCCTGGCCGCCGAAGGGCAGACGATGATCGTGGTCACCCACGAGGTCGGGTTCGCCCGCGAGGTCGCGGATGTCGTCGTGTTCATGGATCAGGGCGTGATCCTGGAGCAGGGGCCGCCGACCGCCGTACTGAACAATCCTTCCAATCCACGCACACAGTCTTTCCTCTCGAAGGTGCTGACATGA
- the solA gene encoding N-methyl-L-tryptophan oxidase: MTSYDVAVLGLGAMGAAAAWRAAARGASVIGFEQFTPAHARGSSHGGSRIFRRTVFEGIDYVPVVRRAEQLWAQLERDTGATVFHRSGGLCVGAAEGELVRDAMRCAEEGDVEIELLDADALAGRYPQFAVAPGDVGVFEPGAGVLDPEGCIRAELGLAKAAGAELRFETQVSGLQYDDAGVRISVGAETITARRAIVATGAWFTDLVPELALPLRVQRSPLVWFAGADQAAYGPDRFPTFIWESGDLDGWGIPDVDGRGVKVGAGRSAAKPWLEHASDNDYPIGPADTGPVEAIVRRAFPGLDPVPVAATPCMNSKSPDGDFVIGIPAAAPALVLAGAFSGHGFKHSAAVGDITVDLAVDGASDIALGHFSPDRFGPTA; this comes from the coding sequence ATGACTTCGTACGACGTCGCCGTTCTCGGACTCGGGGCGATGGGAGCCGCCGCCGCGTGGCGGGCTGCCGCGCGCGGGGCCTCGGTGATCGGCTTCGAGCAGTTCACTCCGGCGCACGCGCGCGGATCGTCGCACGGCGGGTCGCGGATCTTCCGCAGGACGGTGTTCGAAGGCATCGACTATGTGCCCGTCGTCAGGCGCGCGGAGCAGCTCTGGGCCCAGCTCGAGCGGGACACCGGCGCCACGGTGTTTCACCGCTCCGGTGGGCTGTGCGTCGGTGCCGCTGAGGGTGAGCTGGTGCGGGACGCGATGCGGTGTGCCGAGGAAGGCGACGTCGAGATCGAGTTGCTCGATGCCGATGCGCTGGCCGGCCGGTACCCGCAGTTCGCCGTCGCGCCGGGCGATGTCGGTGTGTTCGAGCCGGGTGCCGGCGTACTCGATCCGGAGGGGTGTATCCGCGCGGAGCTGGGCCTGGCGAAGGCCGCCGGCGCCGAGTTGCGGTTCGAGACACAGGTCAGCGGGCTGCAGTACGACGATGCCGGCGTCCGGATCTCTGTCGGGGCGGAGACGATCACCGCGCGGCGGGCGATCGTTGCTACCGGCGCCTGGTTCACCGACCTGGTGCCGGAGCTGGCCCTGCCGTTGCGCGTGCAGCGGTCGCCGCTCGTGTGGTTCGCCGGTGCGGACCAGGCGGCGTACGGACCGGATCGGTTCCCGACGTTCATCTGGGAGAGCGGAGACCTCGACGGGTGGGGGATACCTGACGTGGACGGCCGCGGGGTGAAAGTAGGCGCGGGCAGGTCGGCGGCCAAGCCGTGGCTGGAGCACGCCTCGGACAACGACTATCCGATCGGCCCGGCCGACACGGGGCCTGTCGAGGCGATCGTACGACGTGCTTTCCCCGGGCTCGACCCGGTCCCGGTGGCGGCGACCCCGTGCATGAACTCGAAGTCGCCCGACGGGGACTTCGTGATCGGGATCCCCGCGGCGGCGCCGGCACTGGTGCTCGCGGGCGCGTTCTCCGGGCACGGCTTCAAGCACTCGGCTGCCGTCGGTGACATCACCGTCGACCTGGCTGTGGACGGTGCGTCGGACATCGCGCTCGGACACTTCTCGCCGGACCGGTTCGGACCGACGGCATGA